Proteins encoded by one window of Lathyrus oleraceus cultivar Zhongwan6 chromosome 1, CAAS_Psat_ZW6_1.0, whole genome shotgun sequence:
- the LOC127076584 gene encoding CASP-like protein 2B1, producing MSYLGVGISPGTVPVYHSTDMKVFDRKIRITELVLRCVILGLGVLAVVLIVTDSQVRVFFTLEKKAKFTDMKALVFLVVANALAAGYSLIQGLRCVVSMIKGSVLFNKPLAWAIFSGDQVMAYITVSAVAAAAQSAVFAKMGQPELQWMKICNMYGKFCNQVGEGLASAFLVSLSMVILSCISAFSLFRLYGGSKTKNAYW from the exons ATGAGTTATTTGGGTGTAGGTATTAGTCCTGGAACTGTTCCTGTGTATCACAGCACAGACATGAAAGTGTTTGATAGAAAGATTAGGATAACTGAGTTGGTTTTGAGGTGTGTGATTCTTGGTTTAGGTGTTCTTGCTGTTGTTCTTATTGTGACTGATTCACAAGTCAGAGTGTTTTTCACACTTGAGAAGAAAGCTAAATTCACTGACATGAAGGCTTTAGT GTTTCTGGTTGTTGCAAATGCGTTAGCTGCTGGTTATTCCTTAATCCAAGGGCTAAGGTGTGTAGTGAGTATGATTAAAGGAAGTGTACTCTTCAACAAGCCCTTAGCTTGGGCCATTTTTTCGGGTGATCAG GTAATGGCATACATAACAGTGTCTGCGGTGGCGGCCGCAGCACAATCTGCAGTGTTTGCAAAGATGGGTCAGCCAGAGTTACAATGGATGAAGATATGCAACATGTATGGAAAATTCTGCAACCAAGTTGGAGAAGGGTTAGCTAGTGCATTTTTGGTTAGCCTAAGTATGGTTATACTATCATGTATTTCAGCTTTCAGTCTGTTCCGTTTGTATGGTGGTAGCAAAACTAAAAATGCATATTGGTAG